In Halorhabdus rudnickae, the following proteins share a genomic window:
- a CDS encoding ferritin-like domain-containing protein, with protein MSVREPIGSLHQLARLLQIGVVLEEVVEARASKHRQTDEQLDPALDALLEDAIQQARTHRRRLESVIEDIEAESVAYEDIEPLVEAQYQADQDFDDIIYDQLCNAETAYKFFDDLLEALETTDATFSVDGDRLRSIVLELRDAEAAGVESVTDLMEAQS; from the coding sequence GTGAGCGTTCGCGAGCCGATCGGCTCGCTTCACCAGCTGGCTCGGCTCCTGCAGATCGGGGTCGTCCTCGAGGAAGTTGTCGAGGCGCGGGCGAGCAAGCACCGCCAGACGGACGAGCAACTCGACCCGGCGCTCGACGCGCTGCTCGAGGACGCAATCCAGCAGGCCAGGACGCATCGACGACGACTCGAGTCGGTCATCGAGGATATCGAGGCCGAAAGCGTCGCCTATGAAGACATCGAACCGCTGGTCGAGGCCCAGTATCAGGCCGACCAGGACTTCGACGACATCATCTACGACCAACTGTGCAACGCCGAGACGGCCTACAAGTTCTTCGACGACCTGCTCGAGGCGCTGGAAACCACCGACGCGACGTTCAGCGTCGACGGCGATCGTCTCCGATCGATCGTGCTGGAGTTGCGCGACGCGGAGGCGGCGGGCGTCGAATCCGTCACCGACCTCATGGAGGCCCAGTCGTGA
- a CDS encoding metal-dependent transcriptional regulator, whose protein sequence is MNTADQYLKAIYLVQQQTDDPASTGRIADRLGVSPASANEMVGKLEERGLADHEKYKGVTLTDEGIRQARDALRTYCIIERFLLQVLEVEEFRTEARQLESVIDETVAERLDTIVERESQCPDCFDAENDVCERLTGGLEASD, encoded by the coding sequence GTGAACACGGCCGATCAGTACCTCAAGGCGATCTACTTAGTCCAGCAACAAACCGACGACCCCGCCTCGACGGGGCGGATCGCTGACCGACTCGGCGTCAGTCCAGCCAGTGCAAACGAGATGGTCGGCAAACTCGAGGAACGCGGTCTCGCCGATCACGAAAAGTACAAGGGTGTTACTCTCACTGACGAGGGGATCAGGCAAGCCAGAGACGCTCTGCGGACGTATTGCATCATCGAACGGTTTCTCCTGCAGGTCCTCGAAGTCGAAGAGTTCCGCACCGAAGCCCGGCAACTCGAGAGCGTCATCGACGAGACGGTCGCCGAGCGACTCGACACGATCGTCGAACGCGAATCGCAGTGTCCGGACTGTTTCGACGCCGAAAACGACGTGTGTGAACGTCTCACAGGCGGCCTCGAGGCATCGGACTAA
- a CDS encoding GNAT family N-acetyltransferase encodes MSVTVEATQVERGDDEHVDAAWDLKERIREQEGMLRQRRRFFENAYRRSTVYLYHDRGRQSTLIGFAAVRRDGYMLFLAVAPEYRGEGFGKRLVARVLTDYDGVSCHARTTNRPAMQFYQHVGFEIVRRVDAYYEDGGDAYYLTLGDDEGIIDRLQNLISR; translated from the coding sequence GTGAGCGTCACCGTCGAGGCGACACAGGTCGAACGTGGCGACGACGAACACGTCGACGCCGCGTGGGACCTCAAGGAACGCATCCGCGAGCAAGAGGGGATGCTACGGCAGCGTCGTCGGTTCTTCGAGAACGCCTACCGACGGTCGACAGTATATCTCTATCACGACCGAGGCCGGCAGTCGACGCTGATCGGGTTCGCAGCCGTTCGTCGCGACGGGTACATGCTCTTTCTGGCCGTCGCCCCGGAGTACCGCGGCGAGGGGTTCGGTAAGCGTCTCGTTGCACGAGTTCTGACGGACTACGACGGCGTCTCCTGTCACGCCCGGACGACCAACCGGCCGGCGATGCAGTTCTACCAGCACGTGGGTTTCGAGATCGTCCGGCGGGTCGACGCCTATTACGAAGACGGCGGCGACGCCTACTATCTCACGCTCGGCGATGACGAGGGTATCATCGATCGGTTGCAGAATCTGATTTCGCGGTAG